The following proteins come from a genomic window of Apium graveolens cultivar Ventura unplaced genomic scaffold, ASM990537v1 ctg7795, whole genome shotgun sequence:
- the LOC141704392 gene encoding uncharacterized protein LOC141704392: MQHQDESITDYMARFIRLAGFAGTVAGTAAQQADKFKWGLKSHLRGSIISFKFDNVAEAADAAKDVEKERIDFRTSRSNSGSKRTRDDQGFTQGRHWYGGQNQNQQFQRQKQPRQWQNCQQGQSRYSVYGGNPNMIPVAPCATCGGHHPGRACYRQTGACFLCGSMPHRAKDCTVSRNPGGGGAGGGSGSGSQQNPTARVFALTAKQASANSGTISGTLLIGRRDAYVLFDTGSTHSIVSLSFVHHLGVAPSLFYPHMSISTPMGNSVVISDVYRECPIAVGDRNYKVNLLPMEMHDFDVILGMDWLSENCATIDCQGKRVIFGDADKLEFVYQGSHPQGDIKLISALKASKLFSKGCDGYLAFVKDTSKDEPSIEDYPAVREYEDVFPDELPGLPPHREVEFTIELVPGAEPISKAPYRMAPLELQELKEQLQELLDRGFIRPSVSPWGALVLVKEAQKDDTGLKAIRSEVAGGKQKHFRVDDEGMIWLGGKLCVPADPTIREKILKEAHSSSFSIHPGSTKIETTHVHELTEIFQRGIVRVHGVPVSIVSDRDTRFTSRFWKGFQHAWGDWDKYLYLVEFAYYNSWHASIGMPPFEALYGRRCRALSCWDEVGERVIEGQELVRITNEKVEKVKESLKEARSRQKSYADQHQKFGGFEPGDHGKLSLRYIGHFDVMEKVGEVSYRVGLPPQLSHVHNVFHVSVLRGYKYHPLHVVQYPLHKIREDLSCEEETETILAREGRVLRKNTIPFVKVLWKNHSEREATWELEESIREKYSHLFESSTSI, from the exons ATGCAGCACCAGGATGAGAGCATTACTGATTATATGGCAAGGTTTATAAGGTTGGCTGGATTTGCTGGGACAGTTGCAGGGACTGCTGCGCAGCAGGCTGATAAATTTAAATGGGGGTTGAAGTCTCATCTGAGGGGttccataatttcttttaaatttgataatgtggcagAGGCGGCTGATGCAGCGAAAGATGTTGAGAAGGAGCGCATAGATTTCAGGACTTCCAGGTCTAACAGTGGTAGTAAGAGGACTAGGGATGATCAGGGTTTTACACAGGGTAGACATTGGTATGGAG gtcagaatcagaatcagcagTTTCAGCGACAGAAGCAGCCTAGGCAGTGGCAGAATTGTCAACAGGGGCAGAGCCGTTACTCAGTGTATGGGGGAAACCCCAATATGATTCCAGTGGCTCCTTGTGCTACATGTGGTGGACATCATCCAGGTAGAGCTTGTTACAGACAGACTGGGGCTTGTTTCTTATGTGGTAGCATGCCCCATAGGGCAAAGGATTGCACAGTATCACGCAACCCTGGTGGAGGAGGAGCTGGCGGTGGTAGTGGCAGTGGAAGTCAGCAGAATCCTACTGCCAGAGTGTTTGCATTGACGGCAAAGCAGGCATCAGCTAATTCAGGTACCATTTCGGGAACACTTCTTATTGGTAGACGTGAtgcttatgtgttatttgatactgGTTCAACCCATTCTATTGTGTCTTTATCATTTGTTCATCATCTAGGCGTTGCACCTTCATTATTTTATCCTCATATGTCTATTTCTACCCCGATGGGGAATTCTGTTGTTATTTCTGATGTGTATCGAGAGTGTCCGATAGCTGTTGGAGATAGAAATTATAAGGTTAACTTGCTTCCGATGGAGATGCATGACTTTGATGTTATCTTGGGTATGGATTGGTTGAGTGAAAATTGTGCCACAATTGATTGTCAAGGAAAAAGGGTGATCTTTGGGGATGCAGATAAACTAGAATTTGTGTACCAAGGGTCTCACCCGCAGGGGGATATTAAGTTAATTTCTGCTCTAAAGGCGAGTAAATTGTTCTCTAAGGGTTGTGATGGCTACCTTGCTTTCGTGAAGGATACATCGAAGGATGAACCTAGCATCGAGGATTATCCAGCTGTGAGGGAGTATGAAGATGTGTTCCCCGATGAGCTACCAGGTTTGCCACCACATAGAGAGGTAGAGTTTACTATTGAACTTGTTCCAGGTGCCGAGCCTATTTCTAAGGCGCCTTATCGAATGGCACCACTtgagttgcaagaattgaaggagcaGTTGCAAGAGTTATTGGATAGAGGATTTATTAGGCCAAGTGTGTCTCCTTGGGGCGCTCTTGTgct GGTTAAGGAAGCTCAGAAGGATGATACAGGTTTGAAAGCTATTAGATCTGAGGTGGCAGGTGGCAAGCAAAAACACTTTCGTGTTGATGATGAGGGCATGATATGGTTGGGTGGGAAATTGTGCGTGCCCGCAGACCCGACGATTCGTGAGAaaattttgaaggaggctcatagttcttcattttctattcatccaggttccACTAAGAT AGAGACTACTCATGTTCATGAGTTGACAGAGATTTTTCAGCGAGGTATTGTTAGAGTGCATGGTGTACCTGTGTCGATAGTTTCTGATAGGGATACGAGATTTACATCGCGGTTTTGGAAGGGTTTCCAACATGCTTGGG GTGATTGGGATAAATATTTGTATCTTGTCGAGTTTGCGTATTATAATAGCTGGCacgcgagtattggtatgccaccatttgaggcTTTATATGGTAGGAGGTGTAGAGCACTatcttgttgggatgaggttggagaGAGAGTCATTGAAGGACAAGAGCTAGTTAGAATCACTAATGAGAAGGTggagaaagttaaagaaagtttAAAGGAAGCTCGATCTCGTCAAAAGAGTTATGCGGATCAACATCAGAAGTTTGGTGGATTTGagccaggtgatcat ggaaagctTAGTCTAAGATATATTGGCCATTTCGACGTTATGGAGAAAGTAGGGGAAGTATCTTATAGAGTTGGGTTGCCaccacaactatctcatgtgcataatgtgtttcatgtgtctgTTTTGAGGGGCTATAAATATCATCCATTACACGTAGTTCAGTATCCATTGCATAAGATTAGAGAAgatctttcttgtgaggaagAAACTGAGACTATCTTAGCTCGAGAAGGGCGAGTTTTGAGGAAGAACACCATTCCGTTTGTGAAggttttgtggaaaaatcattctGAGAGAGAggcgacttgggagttagaagaATCTATCCGTGAGAAATATTCGCATTTGTTCGAATCTAGTACGAGTATTTAG